The following nucleotide sequence is from Chryseobacterium sp. CY350.
CTTCATATGGCAAAGCACTGTCCTTCTGCCTAAAAAGTAGAGTAATGACTTTAAGTTTCATAATAGAACATTTATTGATTTGAAGCTGTTTTTATTTCATTGGTTCTTATATCTGTTCCTAATCTTTGGAGATAGGAAATTAAAGCGACAATCTCTTTTTTCTCCAGGTCACTTGAGGGTCTTGCTGAATACGCAGCTTTCAGATCAGGAGCTTCGCTGAAAATATCACGCACAATTGCTGCGGCCTGATGATCTGCCCACTGATTTGCGGAATCAATCTGACTTTTGGTGTAAGGAACGTCAAATGTCTTTTGTAAGAGCTTAATTTTATCCACCATGAGAGAACGGTCTAGATTATTGGAGATCAACCATGGATATCTAGGCATAATGGAACCGGCAGAGGTACTTCGTGGATTGTACATATGCTTATAATGCCATGAACTTGGATTACGTCCGCCTTCTCGATGCAAATCCGGTCCAGTTCTTTTAGACCCCCACAGAAATGGACGGTCATAGATAAATTCACCTGCTTTTGAATATTGACCATTTTTTCCATTGAATCTTATAATTTCATCTCTGAACGGTCGAACCATTTGAGTATGGCAGGCATTGCATCCTTCCCTGATATACAAGTCCCTCCCCTCGAGCTCCAAAGGAGAATAAGGTTTCACCGCTGATATGGTGGGAACGGATTTTTCCATTGACAACGTTGGAACGATTTCAACAATACTACCTACCGAAATAGCAAATAAAGATAAAAAGCCCAGTAATACAGGCATTCGTTCCAACCAGAGATGAGCACCTTCTCCTTCTTTACGTTTATTGCTAATATCTGCAAGCGCATGGGCTTCAGCAGGAACATTTTTTTGAAAAGATCCGGTTCTAATCGTTGCGACCAAATTAATCACCATCAGTATGCCTCCAGAGAAATAAAATAATCCGCCGACAAATCTTAACTGAAAATAAGGTATAATAGCAGTAACGGTGTCAAGCCAGTTTTTCCATAAAAGCGTTCCATCCGGATTAAACTGTTTCCACATTAAGCCTTGTGTAAAACCTGATATATACATCGGCACAACATAAAAAATAATCCCCAAAGTACCTAGCCAAAAATGATAATTGGCAAGTCTCACTGAATAAAGTTTAGTCCGCCATAAAATCGGAATCAGATAATAAATAACACCGAAGGCCATAAAACCATTCCATCCTAATGCACCAACATGTACGTGACCAATGACCCAATCAGTAAAGTGACCAATTTTATTGATATTTTTAGTTGCCAACAATGGCCCTTCAAAAGTAGCCATACCATAGCATGTTACTGCGACTACGAAAAATTTTAAAATAGGATTGATTCTGACCTTATCCCAAGAGCCTCTTAAAGTAAGAAGACCATTCAACATACCACCCCACGATGGAGCGATCAACATGATTGAAAAGCCAGTTCCGACAGCTTGCGCCCAAGCAGGAATTGATGTATATTGTAAATGATGCGGACCTGCCCAGATGTAAACAAAGATCAAAGACCAGAAATGAATGATGGATAGTTTGTACGAAAAGACAGGACGATCTGCAGCCTTGGGCAGAAAATAGTACATAAGTCCAAGTACAGGAGTTGTCAGAATAAACGCTACGGCATTATGTCCGTACCACCACTGAACAACTGCATCTTTAACCCCAGCATAAGCTGAGTATGATTTCCAACCCGTAAAACTTAACGGGACTTCCAGATTATTGAAAATATGTAACATAACAAACGCAATCCAGGTTCCGGTATAAAACCAGATTGCCACGTACAAATGTCTGACCCTTCTGATCGTAATAGTCAGGAACATATTGAGTCCGAAAACAATCCATGAAAATCCTATTAAAATATCGATCGGCCATTCGTGCTCAGCATATTCTTTAGAAGTATTAATTCCCATAAAAAAGCTGATATATGTAGCGATAATCATTAACTGCCACGACCAAAAATGGATCCATGAAAGTACATCACTATACATTCTCGTTTTCAATAATCTTTGCAGGGAATAATAAACCCCTACAAAAACATTATTACATACAAACGCAAAAATGACACTTGTTGTATGGAGCATTCTTATCCGACCAAATCCAAACGCGCCCTGGGTATTCATAAGGCCCTGTATATTTTGCACGGACAGAGACTTAATTGTTGAATCATCCGTTCCAAACAAAAATTCGGGAAGTTCCGGATAGAACAGCAAGAGCGCTGCAGTTAAGCCGAAGATGAATCCAAATAATGAAAATACAACGGTAGCATATAAAAATGCTTTAACGATTGAGTTATCATAACTAAACTTTTGAGGTTCCATACAAATTTGTTTATTTTATAATTAGGAGTAATGATGCTGTAAACTTAAATGAGTTATTGTATTATTTAACGGAAATTTGATAAAGTAGTAAAACTCCTACTGCTCCTGAGATCAAACTGCCAACAGGGTATATTTCAGAAGTGATTTCAGTATTTAAGGATATGATGTAATTAATAAGACCTCCACCTATCGCACCAGTAACAGCAAGCAAAATAGTATCTCTCCATGAAACTTGCGAAAAGTCTTTCAAAATAAGCTTGGCTAATGTACCAACGATAACTCCGACTAAAATCCATGCTGAAACCTCCATTTTGCTGTGATTTAAAAAAACTTAAAATTTTATCTATTTGCACATTGACAAGATCTGAAATGCACCTGTAGGAGTGGTATTATCGGTAATTAAAATATAATCCCTTCCTTTTGAGTATTCGGAAACTACGATTTCTGGTGCAAGCAGTTTCTTTCCTTGGTATACAAACCCGATCATTGATAAATCTTTTCTTATCTCCAAGGTATTTGCTAAAGATTTAATCACAATACTTGTAATATTGGCACAACTCTTTAAATTTTTTATTACAGTAACCACAATCAATTGATCGAGATGCTCACTATCATTTGAATACACCTTTTGATTAACATCTTCCAAATCTTTCAATCTTTTAAAATCATATTCAATAACCATCAGATCATCTATATCTTCAAACGAGTAGGTCGAAATCTGATGAACTTGGAAAGCAGTTAGCGATTGTGCATTAACCGAATTGAAATATAACGCTAAAATTATGATCAGATATTTCATAGTTAGTATTTTAGTTAAAAAAACTCTTTATTGAATATCAAGTGGTGACTACTTTTGATCTACTGAGTCATAAAATTATTTTTTTTCTTTTATGTAGCGAGTAAAATTTTCCAATTTAAATATTGATTATGAGTAAAACTCAATTACAGTGATTCACTACTTCCGCAGAACTGCATAATTTATAATAAATCAGTACGAATTATGACTAATAATATGTTCCACAACAAGTACTAATGAAGAATATTGAAACTAACATCAATCTAAAAAAACAAATTAACCACCTACTATGATCACTCAGTTTTTTTTCCACTAGAACTAGTACGACCAGAATTAGCCTCTTTTTTATTTCCCTGAGATCCCTCCTCTTTTTTGGCAATGATGTCACGAACTTCTTTATTAGTCAAGTCAAAATCTTTTGGGGTTTTGGAATTTTCTGTATATAAAGTTCGAGCCTCTCTGGCCGTTATTTTAGAGATATCTCGGCTTGAATTAGAAGCTGCTTCATCAATAAATTCTCCACTGTCGTTAAACTCTTCATCATACTCATGTTGATAATCAAGAAAATAATTTTTATATTCTGTTGATTCTTCAACATCAGCAGATTTTTGATCATCAGCAGATCCTTGAGCAGAATCTTTTTGTTTCAAATTTCTTCTCATGATATTTTCTTTTAATTATATTTTGTGGGTTCTTTATAAACAATCAAAAAGTTTCATAAACCTTTGCGCTGAATTTTCAGAATCCATTTCAGCTCTTTCATATTGTTTATAACAGTGTCGAGCTAGTTCTTTACATAGTCCATTATACAACTGCGGATATACCTCTAGCATAGAAAAGAAATTATATTTACATAAACGAATAACGTCACAAGCTTCAACAGCGAATGCCGTTACAGGATATGGCTTATCAAAAAACAGAAGAGCATCCCCAAAACTCT
It contains:
- the ccoO gene encoding cytochrome-c oxidase, cbb3-type subunit II, with the protein product MEPQKFSYDNSIVKAFLYATVVFSLFGFIFGLTAALLLFYPELPEFLFGTDDSTIKSLSVQNIQGLMNTQGAFGFGRIRMLHTTSVIFAFVCNNVFVGVYYSLQRLLKTRMYSDVLSWIHFWSWQLMIIATYISFFMGINTSKEYAEHEWPIDILIGFSWIVFGLNMFLTITIRRVRHLYVAIWFYTGTWIAFVMLHIFNNLEVPLSFTGWKSYSAYAGVKDAVVQWWYGHNAVAFILTTPVLGLMYYFLPKAADRPVFSYKLSIIHFWSLIFVYIWAGPHHLQYTSIPAWAQAVGTGFSIMLIAPSWGGMLNGLLTLRGSWDKVRINPILKFFVVAVTCYGMATFEGPLLATKNINKIGHFTDWVIGHVHVGALGWNGFMAFGVIYYLIPILWRTKLYSVRLANYHFWLGTLGIIFYVVPMYISGFTQGLMWKQFNPDGTLLWKNWLDTVTAIIPYFQLRFVGGLFYFSGGILMVINLVATIRTGSFQKNVPAEAHALADISNKRKEGEGAHLWLERMPVLLGFLSLFAISVGSIVEIVPTLSMEKSVPTISAVKPYSPLELEGRDLYIREGCNACHTQMVRPFRDEIIRFNGKNGQYSKAGEFIYDRPFLWGSKRTGPDLHREGGRNPSSWHYKHMYNPRSTSAGSIMPRYPWLISNNLDRSLMVDKIKLLQKTFDVPYTKSQIDSANQWADHQAAAIVRDIFSEAPDLKAAYSARPSSDLEKKEIVALISYLQRLGTDIRTNEIKTASNQ
- a CDS encoding Crp/Fnr family transcriptional regulator; the protein is MIIEEKFLYSAGAELIQYRSGDMIFQEGEILVYYHQLIQGKLKLCCHSKGGTLYQSSVSEGQSFGDALLFFDKPYPVTAFAVEACDVIRLCKYNFFSMLEVYPQLYNGLCKELARHCYKQYERAEMDSENSAQRFMKLFDCL